The following proteins come from a genomic window of Sesamum indicum cultivar Zhongzhi No. 13 linkage group LG10, S_indicum_v1.0, whole genome shotgun sequence:
- the LOC105172080 gene encoding uncharacterized protein LOC105172080, translating to MIEEASRNAIVAYERKTGTLVERETTKKRLFKDLEHVSEGTSKKVTVPKYHAPSEVGSSSRDRSHQRGLAISRVEVDNVSKQIATLGKQIDELKKRGEIVFHNRNSPFCNKILTEKVNPSFRMPDLPKYDGTRDPHEHLAAFDMVMNLYGQPSPITAKLFATTLTGKAQEWFTSLHPGSIESHEQLVQKFTFHFASKRKQKRSATHLFTIRQRENETLKSFMGRFNNETLEVQDLRIDMMISILIHGLKKGFFASALARDPPTDVEQLMAMAQKYIDEEEMNVMKDEEWRYNMDRGRDRDRKDREKEPRARVERAREPPYQPKYT from the coding sequence ATGATTGAAGAAGCTAGCAGAAATGCGATCGTCGCCTACGAGAGGAAGACTGGTACTCTGGTGGAAAGGGAAACTACGAAGAAGAGGTTATTTAAAGACCTAGAACATGTGTCTGAGGGAACTAGTAAGAAGGTAACAGTCCCCAAGTACCATGCCCCCTCAGAAGTCGGGTCTAGCAGTCGGGATCGAAGTCACCAAAGGGGCCTAGCTATTTCGAGGGTTGAGGTGGACAACGTGAGCAAACAAATAGCCACGCTAGGGAAACAAATCGATGAACTCAAGAAGCGTGGGGAAATAGTTTTCCATAACCGAAACTCTCCTTTTTGTAACAAAATACTTACGGAGAAGGTCAACCCAAGCTTCAGGATGCCCGATCTCCCGAAGTATGATGGAACCAGAGACCCACATGAGCACCTGGCCGCTTTTGATATGGTAATGAACCTTTACGGGCAACCTAGCCCTATTACAGCTAAATTGTTTGCTACTACTTTAACAGGGAAGGCTCAGGAATGGTTCACGAGTTTGCATCCGGGGAGTATAGAATCGCACGAGCAACTTGTGCAAAAATTCACATTCCATTTCGCAAGTAAGAGGAAGCAAAAGCGATCTGCCACACATCTCTTCACTATACGACAAAGAGAGAATGAAACATTGAAGAGTTTTATGGGGCGCTTCAACAACGAGACGTTGGAGGTACAAGACCTCCGTATCGACATGATGATCAGCATTCTTATTCATGGATTGAAAAAAGGATTCTTCGCATCCGCTTTAGCTCGAGACCCTCCAACAGACGTAGAGCAGCTCATGGCGATGGCACAAAAGTACatagatgaagaagaaatgaacGTCATGAAGGATGAAGAGTGGAGGTATAACATGGATCGAGGTCGAGATCGGGATCGAAAGGATAGAGAAAAGGAACCACGAGCAAGAGTCGAGAGAGCTCGAGAACCCCCATATCAACCTAAGTACACCTAA